Proteins from one Rosa chinensis cultivar Old Blush chromosome 7, RchiOBHm-V2, whole genome shotgun sequence genomic window:
- the LOC112178105 gene encoding uncharacterized protein LOC112178105: MVLQQQYRERNFARFSELVTVLLLAEKNNDLLLRNDQARPTGTRGVPLPEANVIAHHENNRARRNWGRGRGRRPECPRHGRRNGPRNGPYDRDHQGTDHWSRTCSATNEEIGEYHARRGTREANLVEGSVLMDTTLEITDFQAANGYIED; encoded by the exons ATGGTCCTGCAGCAACAATACAGGGAGAGAAACTTTGCTAGATTCTCAGAATTGGTCACTGTCCTGTTGCTCGCTGAAAAGAACAACGACCTACTTTTGAGGAATGATCAAGCAAGGCCCACCGGTACCAGAGGAGTTCCTTTGCCTGAAGCAAATGTTATTGCCCATCACGAAAATAACCGCGCAAGGAGAAACTGGGGTCGTGGAAGGGGAAGGAGGCCTGAATGTCCGAGACATGGAAGGAGAAATGGGCCCAGAAATGGCCCATATGACCGTGACCACcaag GCACTGACCATTGGTCCCGCACCTGCAGTGCAACAAATGAAGAGATAGGAGAGTATCACGCCAGACGCGGAACTCGAGAGGCCAACCTTGTGGAAGGGTCAGTTCTTATGGATACCACCTTGGAGATTACTGATTTCCAAGCAGCTAATGGGTACATCGAGGATTGA